A genomic window from Aestuariirhabdus litorea includes:
- a CDS encoding pyridoxal-phosphate dependent enzyme, with amino-acid sequence MRPLHIQTPLLQSLPLSQQLGTRVWLKMEALQPSGSFKCRGVSLACQHYVAQGARSLVSSSGGNAGLAVAYAGRQLGVPVTVVVPITTSARAIELIRQQGAEVRVEGARWNESHEVALELAERGGAYIHPFDDPLLWQGHGTLIDEVVEAGVQPDLVVLSVGGGGLLCGAIEGLRRNGAERVPVWAVETEGAASLNHALAAGRLEGVERIDSVATSLGALCVAERAFALSSQHPVTAKTVSDGQAIGACDRFLEEQRLLVEPACGASLAALYDFDGTLQPFRDVLVIVCGGVGTSRQQLQQWLEPA; translated from the coding sequence ATGAGACCGCTTCATATACAAACGCCTCTGTTGCAATCGCTGCCCTTGAGCCAGCAGCTCGGTACCCGGGTGTGGTTGAAGATGGAAGCCCTGCAGCCGAGTGGTTCCTTCAAGTGCCGGGGCGTTAGCCTTGCCTGCCAGCACTATGTGGCGCAGGGGGCGCGCTCCCTGGTTTCCTCGTCGGGAGGCAACGCCGGGCTGGCGGTCGCCTATGCCGGGCGCCAGTTGGGGGTGCCGGTGACCGTCGTGGTTCCTATCACCACCAGTGCCCGCGCCATCGAGCTGATCCGCCAGCAGGGGGCTGAGGTACGGGTTGAGGGGGCTCGTTGGAATGAGTCCCACGAGGTGGCGCTGGAGCTGGCCGAGCGAGGCGGGGCCTATATCCACCCCTTCGATGATCCCCTGCTGTGGCAGGGGCACGGGACCCTTATTGACGAGGTGGTCGAGGCGGGCGTGCAACCGGATCTGGTGGTGTTATCGGTGGGTGGTGGTGGGCTGCTGTGCGGTGCCATCGAGGGGCTGCGCCGCAACGGGGCTGAGCGGGTGCCGGTGTGGGCGGTGGAGACCGAGGGGGCGGCCTCCCTCAACCATGCGCTGGCGGCTGGGCGGCTGGAGGGGGTCGAGCGGATCGATTCGGTGGCGACCTCGCTGGGGGCACTCTGTGTCGCCGAGCGGGCCTTTGCGCTTTCCAGCCAGCACCCGGTGACGGCGAAAACGGTCAGCGATGGGCAGGCGATAGGTGCCTGCGATCGTTTTCTTGAGGAACAGCGCCTGCTGGTGGAGCCGGCCTGTGGGGCCAGCCTGGCGGCGCTGTATGATTTTGATGGGACGTTGCAGCCCTTCAGGGATGTGCTGGTGATTGTCTGTGGCGGCGTGGGGACCAGCCGCCAACAGTTGCAGCAGTGGTTAGAGCCGGCTTAA
- the yfaE gene encoding class I ribonucleotide reductase maintenance protein YfaE, whose product MTHIVKVMDGFSFMPREGQTLLEALESERVEIDYQCRQGFCGACQVELLAGEVEYEQEPVAFVPPGRILPCCCRTRSDITIEIPESQRKTG is encoded by the coding sequence ATGACACATATCGTTAAAGTGATGGACGGCTTCAGCTTTATGCCCCGCGAGGGGCAGACGCTGCTGGAGGCGCTGGAAAGCGAGCGGGTCGAGATCGATTACCAGTGCCGGCAGGGGTTCTGCGGCGCCTGCCAGGTCGAACTGCTGGCCGGTGAAGTGGAGTATGAACAGGAGCCGGTAGCCTTTGTGCCACCGGGACGCATCCTGCCCTGCTGCTGCAGGACACGGAGCGATATCACCATCGAGATCCCCGAAAGCCAGCGCAAGACCGGTTAA